TTGGCGTTATGACTTACTATCTATAACTTTCCTTTTGCTTCTATTCTATTGACTAGTACTTGTATTTCAATGAATTTATTTCCTAATAAAATTCTTAagaaatagtaaaaagaaatgtagaaacaaattaagaaataacAACCAATTTGTTACCAtggttattaatttaatttctttaacaatccgatgtgataattttttaagaCTTGTGAACAATCACAAACACACTCATGTGCAAATTGCAATAGCTCACAAGTTATATAAGAAATGTAAATcggataaaataattttaatataataacttcgattaaaaaaatgttgacaGAAAAATCGATACTTGACCTCCCTTGCGGTGAATGGTATATCATACCATGCTGCACCGACAATAATGTCTGATGTGATTCAATATTATCAATGTGTCTACATTGATTAATAACGTCCAAAAATTGAATTCAAAAGTTTAAATGACCttctatattttcttctattaagtacttcaaaatcctaccttttttttaattcttttggtGATTAGCATAACCTATACCCACAAATTACCtcactaaaaaatatttgagtttGAAGAATGACAGTGTAATTGTAGgcatataaatttcttttttaaaaaaaaaattcacagttattttacaagaaaagaaaaaaaaaataagtttgtaATATTTGGAAAGCTAATGATTCTTTTtagctttgatattctttttatcaaactttttatttataaaacttcacaaattttatgatttatttatagtGTTTCCTCATATTCAAAAGAATAACGAGGTTCAGGGTACCATCTTTaatgcattttaaaaaaaattaattctatcGGTgtcgttttttttttcttcacgaATTTGGACATACTgtataagtttaaaaaaaaaaaactatttaaagtacaataaataaataaatatattactgTATTGATGTCATTGAAAAAAGTCATAACCGAAGAAATTATTTgacacacaaaataaaaataacagtaCAATTTTTGAACTAGTGGATTATAATTTTCCCATgtactttttaaaattgtaattttattattaaaaattcagaaagggtcaaaaatgaataatatacgcagaattaaatacaaatatctTCGATCAATAGTTTGTTCTAAAAATATCTCTACAGTTATTGATTTGGTATTGtttttagtattgaattattggGTAAAGCGATATtctcataaatattaaatatcaataatGTAACATAACTAGACATCATATCAGTACTCTACATTACGGTTTAGACACTTCACACATCATAATACTTCTACTTCAcgtcaaaaatttcatattatattttagatGCAACATGTTATTATATATAGCCTTTATACTACATCTACACTTACTGATGCAGTTTCTCATTATATTTCTTGTTCACTATATCAAAAACATTTACATCTGTTTTGTTTACCTTGCTGTATCGTGTCAAATTGTTGAAGAAATGAAAAAGCATAAGAATTTTCTTATGGGGTAAATTGAAAATCAAACTATTAATGACTAATACTGGTAAATTAAAAACCgataaagaatatcttattgGTTTGTTGTTAGTTTaccttctttaaaaataaaaaatcgataaatcaaactaataatgcataaaatcgAACCGAACCGACCGATACACATCATTAAAAAACAATTGGTCCAAAAATTGCCCTAAGAATATCTAATAGTTTATTGTCAGTTTaccttctttaaaaataaaaaatcgatAAACCAAACTAACAATACATAAAATCAAATCGAACTGATCGAGGCACATCCCAAGCAAACGCCCAAAATTGCCctattaatgaattaaaaatgtccTTTTGCGATTTCAAGTAAATAATCATTTGctagttaaaaaattatattaggaAAAAGAATCTATTTTAAAACctgtaatatttatttgaaaaagaaaggaacATTTTTATCAAActattaaaatgatattttaaaacaaaaatattagctgagagtatttttaattgatttcacATAGTTAAAATCATTGTTTTACATGGTacatattaaattgattttttttttctctcgaAAACTCATTGGTCTTCGTATTCTAACATTTGTCAGTTTCTTTTGGAAGACAGAAAACgcgtaatatttttaaaaaaaatagaagttacGAAAGTTAAGAAggcaataaaataaataaattgtaaaaaaaatccTATTCTTTAGCTTTATTCACAAACTGACAAAACAAATCTTTGAATTCCCTCTAAAAATTAATTCTCctctaattaaatttaatttttaaaaataaaactgacCATTTCTTTTTCCCTTCCGTTTCTGCTATCCATAATCCTAAAAtactgaagaaaaaaatataaaactccTTCAAAATCTCCAAATTAGGAAtggaattcaatttttttaaaatttgttcacaaacaaacaaaatagcTTTTCTGACCCGATAGTTTTGTCACAGAATCTGTATGTTATaaaatttcttctcttttaatGCTTCTTCACAAGagtagaaagagaaagagaaaaaaaaaatattaataaaccTTTTATTTATAGCCCTTCCTTTACTTCCTGCAACTTTTCAGTTTTTCAGTTTccataaaaatttgaatacttaTTATAAATACacacaacaaaagaaaagaaaacaagttACAGGTTTGGCCTACAAATGTTAGCAAAATAGTACCAACAAACAACTTGTTATTTGTAAAACCAAAATTTCACCGTGTTTTGGAACATCTATTGGCctgattttatttgttattgagGTTTACAAATATGGCTATTCAAGCGCATTTGTATTCGGAGAATCTCGGGTTTTCGTTAGGGAGTTTGCATGATTTAATGGATGATAATGCTTGTGGATTCAATCAATATTTCGTTAATTCTCACCCGgagcaacagcagcagcaacaacaacaaccgtATTTGTTACAAATCCAACAGCAGCAGTTTCAAATTCTGaatcagaaaaataaaattcagaaTTCGAATTCATCAAATTCGACTGTGTTTCATCATAATCTGGCTTCCCAATTTGATAAACAGAGAGTAGAGATTGATCAGTTCGTTAGTTTACAGGTAACACTTACTCCTTCCGTTTCAATTTACGCGATTTAAATGAGATGAGTTGTAGTTGTAATGAATTGATTTTGTTGCTTAATAGAACGAGAGATTGAGATTGGCTCTGCAAGAACAGAGGAAGCAACAACTGGCATTAATCTTGAGAAATTACGAATCAAAGACTCATTTATTACTGAAACAAAAAGACGAAGAACTTGTGAAGGCTTGCAACAGGTCGAAAGAGTTGGAAGATTTCTTGAAAAGGATAGAAATGGAGAATCAAACATGGCAGAGAATCGCGAATGAGAACGAAGCCGTTGTTGTTTCTTTAAACAACACAATTGAACAATTAAGAGAAAATGCATGTTTTCAATCAACCAATGTAGGTGATGCAGAGTCTTGCTGCGATGTACAACCAATTGAGGACAAAGTACAATCTTCGCAACAAGAACAAACAATAAAGATGATGTGCAAAAGGTGTAATTCTAGTAAGTCGTGCATGGTTTTTTTGCCTTGTAGACATCTTTCTTCATGCAAAGATTGTGAAACTTGTCTCCATTCATGTCCCCTCTGTAACATGGTCAAAAAAGCAACTATAGAGGCTTTGATTTGATTATCTTGCAAAATGACAATTATTCCAAgcttttgattaattaaaatttacatCGCAAATTCTAGAAAAATCAATTCCTTATTCAATCTTCGCAACGGTAGTTCCAATGGAATACTTTCTTTCGCTAGAATTGGAGCCTTTTGTAGAAACCTCCAGGCATCCTACCGCCAAAGAGATGTTTATATAGTGCAAGAACACTCACATTTTATTATATGAGAAGAGtttatatcatataattttcattttcaatttccAAAGAATGTTAACTATTCTATCAAAACCTTCACCACTGTTCATATAATATAGAAGCACTCACATTTTGATTAAGTTTGTcataagaaaattttcattcttaaatttgaatttaaaacttttaacttgGAACGAAAGGATCTTATATATTCTACGAGAACCATACAATTGTTAAGGAACATTGAGTTTGTGGGATTAGTTTGGTAGACTACTAGTCATTCTAAATTCATGAGTTACATGGTtaatcttgtatttaaattttaggGGTCGTTTATTGTGaaggataaaaataaatgatggtGGAATAACAAAACagtgataaattaattatcatgtttagaataatttattctattatctatatcataataatgagataaattatCTCATATATAGTGTGagataagttattttaaaaatagctAATCCAGactaactaatttttaaataacttgTTCCAATCAAACCAACGAAAGAGGGGACTCATTGATCTGTTTTTGGACTTTGTTAATTTTGTGAACCCCTGAATGAATCATGTTTAATTAAGCAGAGTTTTTATTAGTACAATGACAGGACACAGAGCATCTGTTTTATttatagtattatttatttcttgGAATGCATTACTTTTACCTTTTTGGGGTTTTCAAATCATCCACTTTAGGATTGATTTGATTATTCATATCTGATTTTAGCAGTCGTTTATTGTGTTTGTTGAAATATGACTGTGAGTGCATGTCAGAAATTAGTAGGTAGGGTGCGAGGTGGTACACTGGTACTAGTTTTTCTGtcagataattttttattttagttgattTCCTCTTCCAAGGAATCcaccttttttgtttgttttgagatggaaaatttaatatagaatattTTACTGTATAGACTATAGTCAAACTTCTCTCCTCCATAATAGCATTGCTGTTACATACGTtaacaatttgattttttatattttatttttgttttagtattattctaaagtataaaaataataattagtattaaaaaaattaaaattaccgttatattttatttaaattgttagTTTCGTTGCTAAGAAACACTTTTTCACTTAActaattgaatttaaatatatttttaatctgTGACATAACATAATAACtggtttcaaatttttgaaagagCGTAAAATTCTTAACAAAAAGTCAAGATTAATGTTAAGAAAACCACTAAATtagactaaaatttaaaaatatatttcactgATATAACAAAATTTGGAGTATACTTAagtttaattaactaaataaaaagatattttaaaaatacttatataaaCAAATATGGTTGTGTGTATCTCAGGCTCTTTAGTTGACTGTTGCCGTAGACTACGAATGTACCAAAATATCTCTGGCTGTTAAACGAGGCTATGAGTTCGGTTCTTATTTGTTGgcattcaaaattaaattataaccaacaGGTTAATCacaaaattgatttattaattagtaCTATTAGATTATCTAttggtaaataaattaaaattttataattaacgGTTTGTTGGCGTGGGAGcaaataattctatttttttatcgGATAAATCGTTAATCCGTTAAGAATTATCATAGCCACAATTTTTATCGTTAAGTATATTTgttaagtaaaaatttatgtatttgcACCCTTAAATTTTTAGACTTCTATATGTGTCTCATAGTAATTCAATTACAGAATTACCAGTTTAAGTTGggctaaaaaatttattttgtttgatgaaAGATCAATCTAATTGTGAGTAAAAATGATAGAAGAAAGCATGAAATATTTGAGTCAATATATCTCCCGACAACAATTCATTAATTCATAATCCAAtatgaagaaaccttaccccagaacacgaaccaggttcgtgtaagttgcttttaagtaaagacagaatagaaacacaaacacttattgaattaaaaaccttcctcactcaaggaaggaaaaacctcgttttattaattcaactataagattttgtgattacaactcaataatcaaaagtcttatctctactacTCCCTCGATTGACTCCAATCAATCTCAccaaaaggccaaacccaccttttgttacaactcttactaacactcaaccctacaaagagccaaacccaccctttgtacaataaactgtaaactacaattaagaacaaaaacaagacaaatagttcttCGCGATAAAACCTTGTAACTCAAGAACATTTTGTCCGTGGCAGTCCTATCAATCTTGAAGACCTCAGTTTGATGATTAATTCCCTCTTGTTCTCTACGTGAAGTCGTAGATGTTTTCTCTGCCTCGTGTGCTTCTTATAGAGTTTTGTCCTTGTACAATCCCTACTAATAAGGTAAGAAAGTTAtgtttaaacaaggattcttttttaaattagaatccttattatacacaacttccttccttaataatatatttaaggttttccttatttataTTGACTTGTagctttaatatattattttgactttgacaaataactctattttctaCTTGATCTTGGACTTCTTTCGCTGCGTACATTTTCTACTGTTCTTTGCGCtttttgtctatcatcaaaatgaattaacgattctatcatattccccctttttgatgaagacaaaCATGTAACGTGTGATGCATGCGCAAATAACTCGTCCCCTTTTGACGAATCAAAAAGACATAAGCAGCGGCTAATCAACACTAATCAATATCCATAGCAACAAAATACGCCCAGCCAGGTGAGCAATGTAAATTGTTCTGGCAACAAAACAAGGAACAACAATACAGAGTGAAAACAGCTAAGAGAACCAGGTTCAGACAACATGCTTTATCACTGTGGAGGCTGACCAGGCTTAGTTGAAGCTGAAGCCAGCATATCCAAAACTCTATCAACTCTGGCATTGTTAGCAAGTTGCTGCTGCAccaactgatccttcaacctGTGTATTTCAGCATT
The sequence above is a segment of the Solanum lycopersicum chromosome 10, SLM_r2.1 genome. Coding sequences within it:
- the LOC101247168 gene encoding probable BOI-related E3 ubiquitin-protein ligase 2 encodes the protein MAIQAHLYSENLGFSLGSLHDLMDDNACGFNQYFVNSHPEQQQQQQQQPYLLQIQQQQFQILNQKNKIQNSNSSNSTVFHHNLASQFDKQRVEIDQFVSLQNERLRLALQEQRKQQLALILRNYESKTHLLLKQKDEELVKACNRSKELEDFLKRIEMENQTWQRIANENEAVVVSLNNTIEQLRENACFQSTNVGDAESCCDVQPIEDKVQSSQQEQTIKMMCKRCNSSKSCMVFLPCRHLSSCKDCETCLHSCPLCNMVKKATIEALI